Part of the Oncorhynchus nerka isolate Pitt River unplaced genomic scaffold, Oner_Uvic_2.0 unplaced_scaffold_1053, whole genome shotgun sequence genome, aatatattatacatattataatacatatttttctctaaactgaatatttcttcctgatgattagttcttatgtgtcattttatttactcacagaacagctctggaggctttgaccactggcagcagcctcagaagaccttcctctgatctggagtatttcttcaggtcaaacacatccagctccttttctgaagtcagcaacacaaagaccagagctgaccactgtgcaggtaacaggttgggttttgagagacttcctgatctcaggaagctttggatctcctccactagagaatggtcattcagttcattcagacagtggaacagattgatgctcctctctggagagggattctccctgatcttctccttgatgtacttgactgtttcttcatggctctgtgagctgcttctggtctttgtcagtagacctcgtaagtgcttctgattggactccagtgagaggcccagaaggaagcggaggaaaaggtccaggtttcctgtctcactttgtaaggctttatccacagcactcttgtagacAGTAACTTCAGACTCGTCTTTTGTTTGCAGTTTgtccattagattctcattgttgttgatgaatgagacgaacacatatacagcagccagaaactcctgaatgctcagatgaacaaagcagtacaccttgtcctggtacagcccacattcctctttaaagagctgtgtgcacaatcctgagtacactgaggcttcattgacatcaatgccagcctctttcaggtcttcttcatagaaaatcagattgcctttcacaagcttttgaaaagccagttttcccagtgacagaatgctctctttattccagtgtggacctgtctcttctttcccaagatacttttcattcttctgtttggtatgaaactccacaaggtgtgtgtacatctcagtcagagtcttgggcatctcttctctcttatgtttcagcatgtgttcaaggactgttgcagaaatccaacagaagactggaatgtggcacatgatgtggaggctccttgatgtctttatgtgtgagatgattctgctggccaggtcctcatcactgaatctcttcctgaagtactcctccttctgtgggtcattgaaccctcgtacctctgttACCTGGTCAACACACgctgaagggatcttattggctgctgcaggtcgggtagttatccagaggagagcagaggggagcagatttcccttgatgagatttgtcagcagaacatccactgaggttgactctgtgacgtcccaacagatcttgttcttctggaagtctaggggcagtcggcactcatccagaccatcaaagatgaacagaactttgtacttgttgtAGTTGGAGATTCTTGATtctttggtttccattgagaagtgattgagaagtttaatgaaagtgtgtttgtcccctttcatcaaattcagctcccggAAAGGGAATGAAAAcacaaattggacatcctgatttgcatttccttcagcccagtccagaatgaacttctgcacagagactgtttttccaatgccagcgactccctttgtcagcacagttctgataggtttatcttgtccagttaagggtttgaagatgtcgttacatttgattggagtctctggtcttgcttgtttcctggttgttgtctcaatctgtctcagctcatgttcattattgacctctcctgttccaccctctgtgatgtagagctctgtgtagatcttattgagaagtgttgggtttccttgttgagcgatcccctcaaatacacattgaaacttcttctttagattagatttgagtttacgttggcaaatcacagcaagctcatctgaatgaagaaataacagaggatattaatattacgtctgttttaatgtctacagtattgtaggactgttataaaggttttaagggattttttttttatcaataatgactaattatgtatacatttcaatcaggactgactaatcagaaaactattatgttactgtatagatgtatgacTTTTCTTTTAAccttagtactgaatataatgtgtgtaaatataatcaagaattagaacaatgactgtctgttccttggtaaaAACGAATGAACTTATAGCCAGACTGGGTAGAATGTTGATCTACACAGGAAGACCTTGGCTCGGTCATAAATTATCTAAAGTGGTGGgagaactatactgtactataactatactgccattgtactatactgtactataactatactgtactataactatacagccattgtactataactatactatactataactatactgccattgtactatactgtactataactatactgtactataaccatactgccattgtactatactgtactataactatactgccattgtactatactgtactataactatacagccattgtactatactgtactataactatacagccattgtactatactgtactataactatactgtactataaccatactgccattgtactatactgtactataactatactgtactataactatactgccattgtactatactgtactataactatactgtactataaccatactgccattgtactatactgtactataactatactgtactataactatactgccattgtactatactgtactataactatacagccattgtactatactgtactataactatactgtactataaccatactgccattgtactatactgtactataactatactgtactataactatactgcaattgtactatactgtactataactatactgtactataaccatactgccattgtactatactgtactataactatactgtactataactatactgccattgtactatactgtactataactatactgtactataactatactgccattgtactatactatactataactatactgccattgtactatactatactataactatactgccattgtactatactgtactataactatactgccattgtactatactgtactataactatactgtactataactatactgtactataaccatactgccattgtactatactgtactataactatactgccattgtactatactatactataaccatactgccattgtactatactgtactataactatactgtactataactatactgccattgtactatactgtactataactatactgtactataactatactgccattgtactatactgtactataactatactgtactataaccatactgccattgtactatactgtactataaccatactgccattgtactatactgtactataactatactgccattgtactatactatactataactatactgccattgtactatactgtactataactatactgtactataactatactgccattgtactatactgtactataactatactgtactataactatactgccattgtactatgctgtactataaccatactgccattgtactatactgtactataact contains:
- the LOC135570183 gene encoding NACHT, LRR and PYD domains-containing protein 12-like isoform X2; this translates as MSLSGERKEGGPASKMSLSGEHDTKAKSPIHQERPDSPSSLSMKSDGSMDHFYDCEDGDFSAFTGPIKQERPASPVPSCVSMKSDLSMNLPIEFREGDFSTEQRNQQERSESEYLSCQSSQIHQTDLDSIFSMLEEKIMTFVKNELKMFKRILSPELPEGFESLKQEVVDPEDEQQESSAREGALKITLHILRKMNQKELADTLEKYELAVICQRKLKSNLKKKFQCVFEGIAQQGNPTLLNKIYTELYITEGGTGEVNNEHELRQIETTTRKQARPETPIKCNDIFKPLTGQDKPIRTVLTKGVAGIGKTVSVQKFILDWAEGNANQDVQFVFSFPFRELNLMKGDKHTFIKLLNHFSMETKESRISNYNKYKVLFIFDGLDECRLPLDFQKNKICWDVTESTSVDVLLTNLIKGNLLPSALLWITTRPAAANKIPSACVDQVTEVRGFNDPQKEEYFRKRFSDEDLASRIISHIKTSRSLHIMCHIPVFCWISATVLEHMLKHKREEMPKTLTEMYTHLVEFHTKQKNEKYLGKEETGPHWNKESILSLGKLAFQKLVKGNLIFYEEDLKEAGIDVNEASVYSGLCTQLFKEECGLYQDKVYCFVHLSIQEFLAAVYVFVSFINNNENLMDKLQTKDESEVTVYKSAVDKALQSETGNLDLFLRFLLGLSLESNQKHLRGLLTKTRSSSQSHEETVKYIKEKIRENPSPERSINLFHCLNELNDHSLVEEIQSFLRSGSLSKPNLLPAQWSALVFVLLTSEKELDVFDLKKYSRSEEGLLRLLPVVKASRAVLLSGCGVTEEGCASLVSALESNPSHLRELDLSNNDLKDSGVELLSDGLGNPHCKLETLRLSGCLVTEEGCASLVSALRSNPSHLRELDLSNNNLKDSGVKLLSAGLGNPHCKLETLRLSGCLVTEKGCASLVSALESNPSHLRELDLSNNDLKESGVKLLSAGLGNPHCKLETLRLTGCKIRNTSCKVLASVLSSNPSHLRELDLSNNDLNDSGVKLLSAGLGNPHCKLETLRLSGCLVTEEGCTSLVSALRSNPTHYLWTGYSVSRES
- the LOC135570183 gene encoding NLR family CARD domain-containing protein 3-like isoform X3 translates to MSLSGERKEGGPASKMSLSGEHDTKAKSPIHQERPDSPSSLSMKSDGSMDHFYDCEDGDFSAFTGPIKQERPASPVPSCVSMKSDLSMNLPIEFREGDFSTEQRNQQERSESEYLSCQSSQIHQTDLDSIFSMLEEKIMTFVKNELKMFKRILSPELPEGFESLKQEVVDPEDEQQESSAREGALKITLHILRKMNQKELADTLEKYELAVICQRKLKSNLKKKFQCVFEGIAQQGNPTLLNKIYTELYITEGGTGEVNNEHELRQIETTTRKQARPETPIKCNDIFKPLTGQDKPIRTVLTKGVAGIGKTVSVQKFILDWAEGNANQDVQFVFSFPFRELNLMKGDKHTFIKLLNHFSMETKESRISNYNKYKVLFIFDGLDECRLPLDFQKNKICWDVTESTSVDVLLTNLIKGNLLPSALLWITTRPAAANKIPSACVDQVTEVRGFNDPQKEEYFRKRFSDEDLASRIISHIKTSRSLHIMCHIPVFCWISATVLEHMLKHKREEMPKTLTEMYTHLVEFHTKQKNEKYLGKEETGPHWNKESILSLGKLAFQKLVKGNLIFYEEDLKEAGIDVNEASVYSGLCTQLFKEECGLYQDKVYCFVHLSIQEFLAAVYVFVSFINNNENLMDKLQTKDESEVTVYKSAVDKALQSETGNLDLFLRFLLGLSLESNQKHLRGLLTKTRSSSQSHEETVKYIKEKIRENPSPERSINLFHCLNELNDHSLVEEIQSFLRSGSLSKPNLLPAQWSALVFVLLTSEKELDVFDLKKYSRSEEGLLRLLPVVKASRAVLLSGCGVTEEGCASLVSALESNPSHLRELDLSNNDLKDSGVELLSDGLGNPHCKLETLRLSGCLVTEEGCASLVSALRSNPSHLRELDLSNNNLKDSGVKLLSAGLGNPHCKLETLRLSGCLVTEKGCASLVSALESNPSHLRELDLSNNDLKESGVKLLSAGLGNPHCKLETLRLSGCLVTEEGCASLVSALRSNPTHYLWTGYSVSRES